A stretch of Ectothiorhodospiraceae bacterium BW-2 DNA encodes these proteins:
- a CDS encoding CRISPR-associated endonuclease Cas3'', translating to MSTFTKLNISKTIWAKSGDPKFHPLLAHILDVAAVAETILLREPPQTKAWLAQQLYIPEQSVAQFVAFICGLHDFGKATPGFQAKWQQGADQDRRVGLIFEPKAALKQDRHDLSSAYLLQQALQSVIGDSDCCRSLAMLLGAHHGYFPKSNEIKQGKPSFEKAIWNEARTDLLKMYCQIVMPEMVYQPKAPPECQDTLRPPLMRNECRIRGATEEIHDAQRYYRFTLQRGYRPR from the coding sequence ATGAGCACATTTACAAAGTTAAATATCAGCAAAACCATTTGGGCTAAAAGTGGTGATCCGAAATTTCATCCACTTTTAGCGCATATACTGGATGTCGCTGCTGTAGCAGAAACTATTTTGTTACGCGAACCACCGCAAACAAAAGCTTGGCTGGCACAGCAGTTGTACATACCAGAACAGAGCGTTGCTCAATTCGTTGCGTTTATCTGTGGTCTGCACGATTTTGGTAAGGCAACACCGGGCTTTCAGGCAAAATGGCAACAGGGCGCAGATCAGGATCGGCGTGTAGGGCTTATCTTTGAGCCTAAAGCGGCGTTAAAACAAGATCGACACGACCTCTCTTCAGCTTATTTGCTACAACAAGCACTGCAATCGGTGATTGGTGACAGTGACTGCTGTCGTTCTTTAGCTATGCTATTGGGAGCGCATCACGGCTATTTTCCAAAATCAAATGAGATCAAACAGGGCAAACCCTCTTTCGAAAAAGCGATTTGGAACGAAGCAAGAACAGATCTACTTAAAATGTATTGTCAAATTGTAATGCCTGAAATGGTTTACCAACCTAAAGCACCCCCTGAGTGTCAAGATACCCTGAGACCACCCCTGATGAGAAATGAATGTAGAATCAGGGGGGCAACAGAGGAGATACACGATGCCCAAAGATACTACCGTTTTACCCTCCAACGAGGTTACCGACCCCGATGA
- a CDS encoding DUF2339 domain-containing protein: MNRCAASLGVDVEFIVFVWLGGIVATLLLSAVGVVVLWRQLRSLQQRVAQLEQRQPSPPASEVAEPTLEVTAQLDSWLQEERVSTNQIGESRAASALQQLISGWLQALSEINLVVRIGLVVLFFGIAFLLKFAADQQLLSPAVRLGGAIVVALVVFTIGWRLRQRRFSYAMLLQGGGIGMLYISLFAAAHFYHLLPLNGVLAAMIVLALLTATLAVVQNGRALALFGVCGGFLAPLLTSDGSGNYLLLFGYYTLLNAIIFVIAWYRPWRILNLVGFGATLLVALLWGEHHYHSGLFIPIELFLGLFWLGYIAIAILYSLRQPLQLKGVVDGSIVFGVPLSLIALQAAVVSHLPNGMAVTALVMALTYLGLSYLLWSRALARGGVLAEAFVALGIGFATLAVPLWLDDRLTVVTWAVEGAALVWVGLRQGQRLSRLAGLVLQLFSAVLLLDQWQMFRTEQPLLNAGWMGGVLLGLAALFSHYRLQQRQQQLSSPERWLLPLLLLWGVGWWFLAAFDTFAYYFGSHTEVMVMLLWLWLSLLLLEQLQRLLCWPELIKVGVWALPLASLLLLELLTDSWRAPLDGWGALLWPLLLLQLYRWVNRGGVVALWPLSWLHWWQLGLFWLTAGLLVSSVSRQLQLFDLAPIWSMVASGVVVIALVVPLLRYYRQLGWPWAGYGRWLHRYGMMPVLVALLWWQWQALADSGVVGGYYLPLLNPLELTQLAVVAVWVVWWRQLPAAILCRQRYRVQKSQLQRVGLSVLFLLLHAPLARSVSHFAGIDYRLESLFESSLWQAVLALFWVLGALVAMSWGSRRGERALWRAGALLLGAVVIKLFSVDLAGSATLEQIIAFLGVGVVMLVIGYLAPQPSK; this comes from the coding sequence CTGAATCGGTGCGCCGCTAGCTTGGGGGTAGATGTGGAGTTTATCGTTTTCGTTTGGCTCGGGGGGATAGTTGCCACCCTTCTATTGAGTGCGGTAGGGGTGGTGGTATTGTGGCGGCAACTGCGCTCTCTGCAACAGAGGGTGGCGCAGCTAGAGCAGCGACAACCCTCCCCACCCGCTAGTGAAGTTGCCGAACCGACGCTAGAGGTGACAGCACAGTTAGATTCGTGGTTACAAGAGGAGAGGGTGAGCACGAATCAAATAGGGGAGAGTCGGGCCGCTAGTGCTCTGCAACAACTTATTTCGGGGTGGCTGCAGGCGCTGTCAGAGATCAATCTAGTCGTTCGGATCGGACTAGTGGTGCTCTTTTTTGGGATCGCTTTTTTGCTTAAATTTGCCGCCGATCAGCAGTTACTCTCGCCTGCGGTGCGTTTAGGGGGGGCGATCGTGGTGGCGCTGGTGGTGTTTACGATTGGCTGGCGGCTGCGGCAGCGCCGTTTTAGTTATGCGATGCTGCTACAGGGGGGGGGGATTGGGATGCTCTATATCTCGTTATTTGCCGCCGCCCACTTCTATCACCTATTACCGCTCAATGGGGTGTTGGCGGCGATGATTGTGCTGGCGCTGCTAACGGCCACTCTCGCGGTGGTACAAAATGGCCGTGCGCTAGCGCTATTCGGTGTTTGTGGTGGTTTTTTGGCCCCCCTGCTCACCTCGGATGGAAGCGGTAACTATCTGCTGCTGTTTGGTTACTATACCCTGCTAAATGCGATTATCTTTGTGATCGCTTGGTATCGTCCTTGGCGTATCCTTAATTTAGTCGGATTTGGTGCAACGCTGCTAGTGGCGCTGCTGTGGGGAGAGCACCACTACCATTCGGGGCTATTTATTCCTATCGAGCTCTTTTTAGGGCTATTTTGGCTCGGTTATATTGCGATCGCGATCCTCTATTCGCTACGACAGCCGTTGCAGCTTAAGGGGGTGGTCGATGGCTCTATCGTCTTTGGGGTGCCTCTATCGCTGATTGCTCTACAGGCGGCGGTCGTCTCTCACCTGCCGAATGGGATGGCGGTCACGGCGCTGGTGATGGCGTTGACCTATCTTGGGTTGAGCTATCTGCTCTGGTCTCGTGCGTTGGCGAGGGGAGGGGTGTTAGCGGAGGCCTTTGTGGCGCTCGGAATAGGGTTTGCCACTTTAGCGGTGCCACTGTGGCTAGATGATCGTTTAACGGTTGTGACTTGGGCGGTGGAGGGGGCGGCGCTAGTATGGGTTGGCTTGCGGCAGGGGCAGCGACTCTCCCGTCTGGCGGGTCTGGTGCTACAGCTCTTCTCGGCAGTATTGTTACTGGATCAGTGGCAGATGTTTAGAACGGAGCAGCCGCTACTCAATGCTGGCTGGATGGGCGGGGTGCTGCTCGGCTTGGCGGCACTCTTTAGCCACTATCGGTTACAGCAGCGACAACAGCAGCTAAGTTCGCCGGAGCGGTGGCTACTGCCCCTGCTGCTGTTGTGGGGGGTGGGGTGGTGGTTTTTGGCCGCTTTCGATACCTTTGCCTACTACTTCGGTTCGCATACTGAGGTGATGGTGATGCTGTTGTGGTTGTGGCTATCGCTGCTGTTGCTAGAGCAGCTACAGCGCCTACTCTGTTGGCCCGAGCTTATCAAAGTGGGTGTTTGGGCTCTGCCGCTGGCCTCTCTGTTGCTGTTGGAGTTATTGACAGACTCTTGGCGGGCGCCGCTCGATGGGTGGGGGGCGTTACTCTGGCCGCTATTGCTGTTACAGCTCTATCGGTGGGTCAATCGGGGCGGGGTGGTCGCTCTGTGGCCGTTGTCGTGGCTGCACTGGTGGCAGTTGGGGCTGTTTTGGCTGACGGCGGGGCTGTTGGTTAGCTCTGTATCGCGTCAACTACAGCTGTTCGATCTGGCACCGATCTGGTCGATGGTGGCGAGTGGTGTGGTGGTTATCGCGCTGGTTGTGCCGTTATTGCGCTACTATCGACAGCTCGGTTGGCCTTGGGCCGGTTATGGGCGCTGGCTGCACCGTTATGGCATGATGCCCGTTTTAGTCGCGCTGCTGTGGTGGCAGTGGCAGGCGCTGGCCGACAGTGGCGTGGTCGGCGGGTACTATCTGCCGCTGTTGAATCCGCTAGAGTTGACTCAGTTGGCCGTGGTGGCGGTCTGGGTGGTTTGGTGGCGGCAGTTACCTGCGGCGATCCTATGTCGGCAGCGCTATCGAGTACAAAAATCACAGCTACAGCGTGTTGGTCTGTCGGTGCTGTTTCTACTGCTGCACGCGCCACTAGCCCGTAGTGTCAGCCACTTTGCTGGTATCGATTACCGTCTTGAGTCGCTATTTGAGAGTTCGCTCTGGCAGGCGGTGTTGGCGCTATTTTGGGTCTTAGGGGCGCTGGTGGCAATGAGCTGGGGATCGAGACGGGGAGAGCGGGCTCTGTGGCGGGCAGGGGCGCTGCTCTTGGGGGCGGTGGTTATTAAGCTGTTTAGTGTCGATCTGGCCGGTAGCGCAACGCTGGAGCAGATTATCGCCTTTCTTGGCGTCGGTGTGGTGATGTTGGTGATTGGTTATCTGGCTCCCCAGCCGTCTAAGTAG
- a CDS encoding EAL domain-containing protein — MSFAQSFAFTPPGCDNCLHDNPLDFEITMAFQPIVDMRDRTILAYEALVRGTHGEGAAEVLSRVNESNRYTFDQSCRIKAIELAAELQIDCYLSINFLPNAVYRPEACIRATVAAAEYYHFPLEATIFEVSESERVIDPHHLQNIFNEYKNRGLMTAIDDFGAGFSDLQLLSRFQPHFLKLDIALCRGIAQDPKLYQKTATIIATAQAMKIEVIAEGIENLADLELLMALGLYYFQGYLFARPATEALPEVDFS; from the coding sequence ATGTCCTTTGCCCAATCTTTTGCCTTTACCCCTCCTGGCTGCGATAACTGTCTTCACGACAATCCACTCGACTTTGAGATTACCATGGCCTTTCAGCCGATTGTCGATATGCGCGATCGGACAATTTTGGCCTACGAAGCGCTAGTTCGCGGGACTCATGGCGAGGGGGCGGCAGAGGTGCTCTCCCGTGTTAATGAGAGTAATCGCTACACCTTCGATCAGAGCTGTCGGATTAAGGCGATTGAGCTAGCGGCAGAGCTACAGATCGACTGCTATTTGAGCATTAACTTTCTGCCTAATGCCGTCTATCGCCCCGAAGCGTGTATTCGCGCCACAGTCGCCGCAGCGGAGTACTACCACTTTCCGTTAGAGGCGACTATCTTTGAGGTCTCCGAATCGGAACGGGTCATCGATCCGCACCATCTACAAAATATCTTTAATGAGTACAAAAATCGGGGGCTAATGACCGCAATAGACGATTTTGGAGCCGGCTTTAGCGATCTACAGCTACTCAGCCGCTTTCAACCCCACTTTCTAAAGCTCGATATCGCCTTATGCCGTGGTATCGCCCAAGATCCAAAACTCTACCAAAAAACGGCTACCATCATCGCTACCGCCCAAGCGATGAAGATTGAAGTGATTGCTGAGGGGATTGAGAATCTAGCCGATCTAGAGCTGTTAATGGCGCTCGGCCTCTACTATTTTCAGGGGTATCTGTTTGCTCGTCCCGCGACAGAGGCGCTGCCCGAAGTTGACTTTAGCTAA
- a CDS encoding YciI family protein: MWYAILSEDTPNSLPLRQQHRPAHLARLNELQQQGRLLVAGPHPAIDTTDPGEAGFSGSLVIAEFDSLEEARHWADADPYLIGGVYTDVVVKPFKKVLP; the protein is encoded by the coding sequence ATGTGGTACGCCATTTTAAGCGAAGATACCCCCAACAGCCTGCCGCTGCGACAGCAGCACCGTCCGGCTCACTTAGCACGGCTCAATGAGCTACAGCAGCAGGGGCGCCTGCTAGTGGCCGGCCCCCATCCAGCTATCGATACCACCGACCCCGGTGAGGCCGGTTTTAGTGGCAGCTTGGTCATCGCCGAGTTCGACTCTCTGGAGGAGGCTCGGCACTGGGCCGATGCCGACCCCTATCTCATCGGCGGGGTCTATACCGATGTTGTCGTCAAACCCTTTAAGAAGGTACTACCATGA
- a CDS encoding BolA family transcriptional regulator, whose protein sequence is MSEQRVTMIRERLEREFSPQALAIVDESHQHAGHASAGGAGHFRVTIRADAFEGKTTLQRHRMVYAAVGDMMPEEIHALSIDADAP, encoded by the coding sequence ATGAGTGAACAGCGTGTTACCATGATTCGTGAACGGCTAGAGCGTGAATTTAGCCCCCAAGCGTTAGCGATTGTTGATGAGAGCCACCAACACGCCGGACACGCCAGTGCCGGAGGTGCCGGCCACTTTCGAGTCACCATCCGCGCCGATGCCTTCGAGGGCAAAACCACCCTTCAGCGCCACCGTATGGTCTATGCTGCCGTTGGTGATATGATGCCGGAGGAGATTCACGCCCTAAGCATTGATGCCGATGCCCCCTAG
- a CDS encoding peptidylprolyl isomerase yields MKKSLIALGCSLALFSATATAAETIVAKINGQTIHQSDLQQFQQSMITVKQQQIADEQLLEAYINHRLMLDAAKAEKIAELDTFQQALQAFENELLKQELLQSYLEKNPLPEAAVKALYEEQSTQMVTTEFKARHILVEEEAKAKELITELDKGADFAELAKTHSIGPTGKRGGDLGWFAAKQMVAPFSEAVATMERGKYSQTPVKTQFGWHVILLEDNRQSEPPTLEQLRPKLEQALNQQRVFAYIRQLREAAKIETP; encoded by the coding sequence ATGAAAAAGAGTCTAATCGCCTTAGGTTGTAGCCTCGCCCTCTTTAGCGCCACCGCAACCGCCGCAGAAACTATTGTCGCCAAGATTAATGGCCAGACCATTCACCAAAGCGATCTACAGCAGTTCCAGCAATCGATGATAACGGTTAAGCAGCAGCAGATTGCCGATGAGCAGCTACTCGAAGCCTATATCAACCACCGCTTAATGCTCGATGCCGCCAAAGCGGAGAAGATTGCCGAGCTCGACACCTTTCAGCAGGCTCTGCAGGCGTTTGAAAACGAGCTGCTAAAACAGGAGCTACTGCAGAGCTATCTGGAGAAAAATCCCCTCCCTGAGGCGGCCGTCAAAGCGCTCTACGAGGAGCAGAGCACCCAAATGGTCACCACCGAATTCAAAGCTCGCCACATTCTGGTAGAGGAGGAGGCCAAAGCGAAAGAGCTCATTACCGAACTCGATAAGGGGGCCGACTTCGCCGAACTAGCCAAAACGCACTCAATAGGCCCGACCGGCAAACGAGGAGGAGATTTAGGCTGGTTTGCCGCTAAGCAGATGGTAGCCCCCTTCTCTGAGGCGGTTGCCACGATGGAGAGGGGCAAATATAGCCAAACACCCGTCAAAACCCAGTTCGGATGGCATGTGATCTTGCTCGAAGATAACCGCCAATCCGAACCCCCCACGCTAGAGCAGCTCCGTCCGAAGCTAGAACAGGCGCTCAATCAGCAACGAGTCTTCGCCTATATCCGCCAACTACGAGAAGCGGCTAAGATTGAGACCCCATAA
- a CDS encoding efflux RND transporter periplasmic adaptor subunit: protein MSNESSPISANYEKRLRLRPHKRHINCPLPLRLGAVLALFTPAFAVAFETAHLADIAPVALFSAPAQVLTQTLATLSAEVGARVIELPYRAGESIEAGEVVAKLDCQKYHIALRQRRAEIKQLQAQLAFAQEQLQRAQTLSSNISREIEQQRQTTLITTEAQLAANQAALEQTQLDIDNCQIRTPYDATLIEQLVSVGEFVALGQGVIRLQQRQFDEVEAQIPPQQLKSLQQSRQIEFISHDTHYPVALRAALPVVTPQQHSRPVRLSFIAKAALSGSHGRLQWQGESRLLPPRYLAHYQTQTGLFILNAERIVEFIALPTPLLGRAVSVELAADTLIIIGDTDTLQPGPLK, encoded by the coding sequence ATCAGCAACGAGTCTTCGCCTATATCCGCCAACTACGAGAAGCGGCTAAGATTGAGACCCCATAAACGCCACATCAACTGTCCCCTACCATTGCGGCTAGGGGCAGTTCTGGCTCTCTTCACCCCTGCTTTCGCTGTCGCTTTCGAAACCGCACACTTAGCCGATATCGCCCCCGTGGCTCTCTTTAGTGCGCCAGCGCAAGTCTTAACTCAAACCTTAGCCACGCTCAGCGCCGAAGTCGGTGCTCGGGTTATCGAACTCCCCTACCGCGCCGGAGAGTCGATCGAGGCGGGCGAGGTGGTCGCCAAGCTTGACTGCCAAAAGTACCATATCGCCCTGCGCCAGCGGCGTGCCGAGATAAAACAGCTACAGGCACAGCTTGCATTTGCCCAAGAGCAGCTACAGCGGGCGCAGACCCTCTCTAGCAATATTTCGCGGGAAATAGAGCAGCAGCGCCAAACCACTCTAATCACGACCGAGGCGCAACTCGCGGCCAACCAAGCGGCACTGGAGCAGACACAACTCGACATTGATAACTGTCAAATTCGCACCCCCTATGACGCCACGCTCATTGAGCAGCTAGTCTCAGTTGGAGAGTTTGTGGCTCTCGGTCAGGGGGTTATTCGTCTTCAACAGCGTCAGTTCGATGAGGTGGAGGCGCAGATCCCCCCCCAACAGCTCAAGTCGCTACAGCAGAGTCGGCAGATCGAGTTTATTAGCCACGACACCCACTATCCGGTCGCTCTAAGAGCCGCGCTACCTGTGGTTACCCCCCAACAGCACAGTCGTCCGGTTCGATTGAGTTTTATCGCTAAGGCGGCCCTCTCCGGAAGCCACGGTCGCCTGCAGTGGCAGGGGGAGAGCCGTCTGCTACCGCCACGCTATCTTGCCCATTACCAAACGCAGACGGGGCTGTTTATCCTCAATGCGGAGCGGATAGTCGAATTTATCGCCCTCCCCACCCCACTGTTAGGGCGAGCGGTTAGTGTTGAGCTAGCGGCTGATACTCTTATCATTATTGGCGATACCGATACCCTTCAGCCCGGCCCTCTCAAGTAA
- a CDS encoding tetratricopeptide repeat protein codes for MRCLRALGWVLWLGIVPVLAVAESDRDLDSVAAAEIEQLEEPLFNPFVERYVLDELKQLRTELQQQRTDFVEQLARSRLENSDRTIRYATDTINNIFYLIATAVSIMALVGWSSLRDIRNKMDEVIERKVVQISEEYQRRLVDLEQTLRDRTEQIISTQEEISRTNTLHSLWMRSGIEVTPQAKIEVYDQILAINPEDIEALTYKADTVLELGEAEWALNLCNQALSIDENYPYAYYQRACTYSTLQQCDAALEDLRQAVSLSATYLDEARTDSSLAGFRASGKLDELIESLKAVT; via the coding sequence ATGCGCTGCCTAAGGGCGCTAGGATGGGTGCTGTGGCTAGGGATAGTGCCGGTGTTGGCGGTTGCCGAGTCGGATCGAGATCTCGATAGTGTGGCGGCGGCAGAGATTGAGCAGCTAGAAGAGCCGCTGTTTAACCCCTTTGTCGAGCGCTATGTCCTTGATGAGCTCAAACAGCTGCGTACCGAACTACAGCAGCAGCGTACCGACTTTGTCGAGCAGTTAGCTCGTAGTCGGCTTGAAAATAGTGACCGCACCATTCGCTATGCGACCGATACGATTAACAATATCTTCTATCTTATCGCCACCGCCGTATCGATTATGGCACTAGTTGGCTGGAGCTCTTTACGCGATATTCGCAATAAGATGGACGAGGTGATAGAGCGCAAAGTGGTGCAAATTTCAGAAGAGTACCAGCGGCGGCTAGTCGATCTGGAGCAGACACTGCGGGATAGAACAGAGCAGATTATCTCTACCCAGGAGGAGATCTCCCGTACCAATACCCTCCACTCGTTATGGATGCGCTCCGGCATTGAGGTGACACCACAGGCCAAAATTGAGGTTTATGATCAGATTTTAGCGATTAATCCGGAGGATATTGAAGCTCTCACCTATAAGGCCGATACGGTACTGGAGTTAGGGGAGGCGGAGTGGGCGCTCAACCTCTGTAATCAGGCGCTATCGATCGATGAGAACTACCCCTACGCCTACTATCAACGCGCCTGCACCTACTCAACCCTACAGCAGTGTGATGCTGCGCTAGAGGATCTGCGGCAAGCGGTGTCGCTATCGGCGACCTATCTCGATGAGGCAAGAACCGACAGCTCCCTCGCCGGCTTTCGCGCTAGTGGCAAACTAGATGAGTTAATTGAGTCGTTGAAAGCCGTTACTTGA
- a CDS encoding aspartate kinase: MRSHTVEKIGGTSMSHFAAVHNNIIQPRSETLYQRIFVVSAYAGVTNDLLEHKKSGQPGIYALYTNAESEQAWREALIQLRHKLLHLNEELFDDSAQLAMANRFIGQRLDDTEVVLDNLYSLCQHGHFAMTDHLLRVREMLASLGEAHSGWNTAHLLQNVGINARFVDLTGWHADEMLPLDEVITRAFADIDLDYEMPIVTGYAHCREGLMASFDRGYSEMTFSRIAVVTEAREAIIHKEYHLSTADPNIVGQASVVAIGRTNYDVADQLANLGMEAIHPRAAKGLRQQSIPLRVKNTFEPEHGGTLITGDYVSDKPCVEIIAGRQHLHAIELFDQDMVGIIDEYEQRVQQIFRRYKAPIITKDSNANTLTHFLSCNLKTVKRIISTLSELYPGADIIHRKVAIVSAIGSDMQVPGLLARAVNALAERSISVLAMHQSMRQVDMQFIVDSNDYQGAVQALHSQLIEPHDYGTAICAA, from the coding sequence ATGCGATCTCATACTGTCGAGAAGATCGGCGGCACCTCAATGAGTCACTTTGCTGCCGTCCACAATAACATTATCCAGCCGCGTAGTGAGACCCTCTACCAGCGTATCTTTGTCGTCTCTGCCTATGCGGGGGTCACTAACGATCTGCTCGAACACAAAAAGAGCGGCCAGCCAGGGATCTATGCCCTCTACACCAATGCCGAGAGCGAACAGGCGTGGCGCGAGGCGCTGATACAGCTACGCCATAAACTGTTGCATCTAAACGAGGAGCTATTTGACGATAGCGCCCAATTGGCGATGGCCAACCGTTTTATCGGCCAACGGCTCGATGACACCGAAGTGGTGCTCGATAACCTCTACTCACTCTGTCAGCATGGCCACTTTGCCATGACCGACCATCTACTGCGGGTGCGGGAGATGTTAGCTAGCCTAGGGGAGGCGCATAGCGGCTGGAATACCGCCCATCTGCTGCAAAATGTTGGAATTAATGCCCGCTTTGTCGATTTAACCGGCTGGCACGCCGACGAGATGCTACCGCTTGATGAGGTGATTACCCGCGCCTTTGCCGATATCGATCTCGACTATGAGATGCCGATTGTGACCGGCTACGCCCACTGTCGGGAGGGGTTAATGGCCAGCTTTGATCGCGGCTATAGTGAGATGACTTTTAGCCGGATCGCAGTGGTCACCGAGGCGCGGGAGGCGATTATTCATAAGGAGTACCACTTAAGTACGGCCGATCCTAACATTGTGGGCCAAGCATCGGTTGTTGCTATCGGTCGTACCAACTACGATGTGGCCGATCAGCTCGCTAATTTAGGCATGGAGGCGATTCACCCCCGAGCCGCGAAGGGGTTAAGGCAGCAGAGTATTCCGCTACGGGTGAAAAATACCTTTGAGCCGGAGCATGGCGGAACCCTCATTACCGGCGACTATGTGAGCGATAAGCCGTGTGTCGAAATTATCGCCGGTCGGCAACATCTGCACGCGATTGAGCTCTTTGATCAAGACATGGTCGGTATTATCGATGAGTACGAGCAGCGCGTACAGCAGATCTTTCGCCGCTATAAAGCGCCAATTATCACCAAAGATAGTAACGCTAACACCCTCACCCACTTTTTAAGCTGTAATCTAAAGACCGTTAAGCGAATTATTAGCACCCTCAGCGAGCTCTATCCGGGGGCCGATATTATCCATCGCAAGGTGGCGATTGTCTCGGCCATCGGCAGCGATATGCAGGTTCCGGGGCTGCTAGCACGGGCGGTTAACGCCCTAGCGGAGCGCTCGATTAGTGTATTAGCGATGCACCAGTCGATGCGGCAGGTCGATATGCAGTTTATCGTCGATAGTAACGACTATCAGGGAGCGGTGCAGGCGCTACATAGCCAGCTAATTGAGCCACACGACTACGGAACTGCGATATGCGCTGCCTAA
- a CDS encoding DNA-binding protein, translating to MRLRWHDRWLGQRGLILGEEGVLEPTTEEIHAAASRIAKSGETPSYSSVRQALGGGSYSTITRALQSWQERDEGHRAAPTRDSVTVPDSIWQLSRQMGNEIWQNAFTTAERSFAIEKEALQHQRKELERRLAESAEAIKALEGESGQIYRENRELKGELHQFEVEREALYQAASRHEQQQQQQQQQLEQLQRELSSLQLETRQQGEALQDAAEEQQQWQQRHQTIAQQLEQQQQLAETRQQQLKQAEEATLQQQQRQQQLEYEKQQLTEALRQSETKLSELLAQNIYQTNHELRHALQQAQLEGERLQQSLRQRDERIVQLQQQLGELQQQGLEQQRTASEWQLQQQQLEMSLAQLKKSEQFYKQQLQQVQQSAESISGENEQVYEQRQHLKQALQQANEQLEVLQQQLQQHESERLQLKSVISEGEAASQIERQRFKQLQQELKQLREAEKEFKQQLQQKERQLEETRESVSRINELKSSLSGTPDDTRLKERARKLEQENNELKQTLKLANRELQQLKQRSESRTDLPSSQLQQENERLKQELERLYSHFEENALKNMGKWLS from the coding sequence ATGCGATTGAGGTGGCACGACAGATGGCTGGGGCAGAGAGGGCTAATCCTGGGGGAGGAGGGCGTTTTGGAGCCAACAACTGAAGAGATCCATGCGGCGGCGAGCCGTATTGCTAAAAGTGGCGAGACGCCTAGCTACTCCTCCGTCAGACAGGCGCTGGGGGGAGGGAGTTACAGTACCATCACCCGAGCACTACAGAGCTGGCAGGAGCGGGATGAGGGGCATCGTGCCGCCCCGACTCGCGACAGTGTGACCGTCCCCGACTCGATTTGGCAGCTAAGCCGCCAGATGGGTAACGAGATCTGGCAGAACGCCTTCACCACGGCCGAGCGCAGTTTTGCTATCGAAAAAGAGGCGCTACAGCATCAACGAAAAGAGCTAGAGCGACGGCTAGCCGAATCTGCCGAAGCGATTAAGGCGCTAGAGGGGGAGTCGGGCCAGATCTATCGCGAAAATCGTGAACTCAAAGGGGAGCTGCACCAGTTTGAAGTGGAGCGAGAGGCGCTGTACCAAGCGGCCTCTCGTCATGAACAGCAGCAGCAGCAGCAACAACAGCAGCTAGAGCAGCTACAACGGGAGCTCAGTTCGCTGCAACTAGAGACTCGGCAGCAGGGGGAGGCGCTACAGGATGCGGCCGAAGAGCAGCAGCAGTGGCAGCAGCGCCACCAGACGATCGCACAGCAGCTCGAACAGCAGCAGCAGCTTGCTGAGACACGACAGCAGCAACTTAAACAGGCCGAAGAGGCGACCTTGCAGCAGCAGCAGCGGCAGCAGCAGCTAGAGTATGAGAAGCAGCAGCTAACCGAGGCGCTACGACAGAGCGAGACTAAGCTTAGCGAGCTTCTAGCGCAAAATATCTACCAAACCAACCATGAGCTTCGGCACGCGCTGCAACAGGCCCAGCTAGAGGGGGAGAGGCTACAACAATCGCTGCGCCAGCGCGATGAGCGGATCGTGCAGCTACAGCAACAGCTAGGCGAGTTACAGCAGCAGGGGCTAGAGCAGCAGCGGACAGCGAGTGAGTGGCAACTACAGCAACAGCAGCTTGAGATGAGCTTAGCGCAGCTTAAAAAAAGCGAACAGTTCTATAAACAGCAGCTCCAGCAGGTGCAGCAGAGTGCTGAGTCGATAAGTGGCGAAAACGAGCAGGTCTATGAGCAGCGCCAACACCTAAAACAGGCACTACAGCAGGCCAATGAGCAGCTAGAGGTACTACAGCAGCAGCTACAGCAGCATGAGAGCGAGAGGCTACAGCTTAAGAGCGTGATAAGTGAGGGGGAGGCGGCCAGTCAGATCGAGCGCCAGCGTTTCAAACAGCTACAACAGGAGCTAAAGCAGCTACGCGAGGCCGAAAAGGAGTTTAAACAGCAGCTACAACAGAAGGAGCGGCAACTAGAGGAGACCCGCGAGTCGGTGAGTCGGATTAATGAACTAAAATCGTCACTCTCCGGCACCCCAGATGATACGAGGCTAAAGGAGCGGGCACGAAAGCTAGAGCAGGAGAACAACGAACTCAAACAGACGCTGAAGCTAGCTAATCGTGAACTGCAACAGCTAAAACAGCGCAGTGAGAGTCGTACAGACCTCCCCTCATCGCAACTACAGCAGGAGAATGAGCGGCTCAAACAGGAGCTAGAGCGGCTCTATAGCCACTTTGAGGAGAATGCGCTAAAAAACATGGGTAAGTGGTTGTCATAA